The Rubricoccus marinus nucleotide sequence GGTTGCCTGTAGGCACGTCCACGGTCCAGTCGATAATGGTGTTGATGTCCTCGGAGCTCGCGTGGATCACGACGAGCGTTTCCGGCCGCTCGCGTTGGAGGCTGTCCAGCGCGGGCATCTCGCGGCGGCACGGGCCGCACCACGTGGCCCAGACGTTGAGCAGCACGTCACGACCACGGAAGTCGGCGAGTGCGAGAGTCTCGCCGGTCCACACGTCGGTGAGGTCGAGGTCCGGCGCCGTTTCCCCGATGCCTTTCTCGGCGGGGACGCGGCTCATGGAGCACCCCGCGATGAAGCAAAAGAGGGCGAGCAGAACGAGGGGGAGACGAGCCGGCATAGGGAAAGCGGAATAAGGACCGCTCAACCTAACGTGCCGGCTGCCACCCCTTCCTTGCCTAATCGCCTCTGGCGCCAGAGGCTACCCCGTGCTCTGCATGGCCGCGGCGATGCCGTTGATGGACAGGAACAGCGCCGTGCGGAGGTCCGCGTCGTCCGAGGCCTCTGGCGTCTCGCGCCAGCGGCGCATGAGTTCGAGCTGCGCGAGGTTGAGCACGTCGGTTGCCGGGTTGCGGTAGCGGACGGTCGCGGCGATGGCGCGGCTGTCTTCTAAGAGGTCGTCCATCGTCGACACGCGCAGCAGGGCCATCTCGGTCTTGCTCGCCTCCACTTCGACCGTTTCAAAGGGAGCGCCGCTGGCGCCAGAGGCCTCGCCGAGCGCGTTGTAGAGGCGCGAGACGGGGAGCCGCGCGCGGCCCAGCTCGCGGCGGGCGTTGGCGACGATCGCGCGGAAGAACAACCACCGGTCGTGCAGGCCGCGGAGCGTGTCGAGTTCGCCGTCGGAGAGCGCTTCGGCAAAGGCCGTCCCGGCGCCGAACCAGCCGGGCGCGGTCATGCGCGGTTGGGTCCATGCGAAGACCCACGGGATGGCGCGGATGCCGGCGAAGTCCAGCGTCGCGGCACCCTTCCGCGAGACGGGCCGGGACGCGATGCTCAGCCCCGCGATGTGCTCGATGGGGGTGGCCGCGAGGTACCACGGCCAGAAGTCGGGGTGGTCCACCATCGCGCGGTAGGTCTCCATGGAGCGGCCCGCGAGGCGGTCCATGAGCGCGGTGACCTCTGGCGGGAGGTTCTCCTCCGGCTTCCGCGCCGCATCGGCCACAGCCAAGAGCTGGGCGTGGACGATCTGCTCCAAGTGCCGGTGCGCGATGCCGCGCAGCGAGTAGCGGAACGAGATGACCTCGCCCTGCTCGGTAAACCGGATCGCGCCCGTTTGGGCCTCGTTCGGGATCGCGCGGATGGCCTGGCCCGCGCGGCCTCCGCCGCGGCCGACCGTCCCGCCTCGTCCGTGGAACAGCCGCAGCCGCACGCCCGCCTTCGCGCACGCCCGCGCGACCGAGCCCTGCGCTTTGTGCAGCGCCCAGTTCGCCGCGAGGTAGCCGCCGTCCTTGTTGGAGTCCGAGTAGCCCAGCATGACCTCCTGCATGCCGCCTCTGGCGCGGAGGTGCGCGGCGTAGACGGGGTGCTCGAACAGCTCGCCCAAGAGCGCCTCGCCCGCTTCCAGATCCGCGACCGTTTCGAGCAGCGGCGCCACGTCGAGCGCGCTCTCGACGGTTCCGTCGGCGTGGCGGCGCCAGAGGCCTGCTTCCTTGGCGAGGAGCAGGACCTCCAGCACGTCGCTCACGGCGTCGGTCATGGAGATGATGTAGACGTTGAGCGCCTCCTCGCCGGCCTCTCGCGCCACGCGCATGGAGCCCAGCACGCTTGCCGCGCTCTCGCCGAGGTCGTCGGCCTCTCGCGCCAGAGGCCGGCCGGTGAGGAGTTCCTGCGTCAGGATCTCGACGCGCTCCGCCTCACCCAGACTCGCGTAGTCCTCCGCGACACCCGCGTGCGCGAGCAGCGCCGCTACGGACTCCTCGTGGAGGCGGCTGTGCTGCCGGAGGTCGAGCGCGGCGAGGTGGAAGCCGAAGGCATCGGCGCGGACGCGCAGATCCGCGAGGGCGCCGTTTTCCGCCAGAGGCCCGAGGCCCGCGGCGTGGAGCGAGTCGGCAATCAGCGCGAGGTCCTGCCGGTAGCCTCTGGCGTCGTAGTCGAGGTCGTCGCCCGCCAGAAGCCCGTCGATCTTGGCGGCCATGAGGAGCAGCTTGAGCCGGATCGGCTCGTGCTCATTCTGGCGCCAGCGGCGGTCGTCCAAGCGCACCACCTCGCGGTCGGCGTCGATGGACTCGCGCAGGGCGTCGGGCATCTCAGCCTGCCGGTCGCTGACGCTGAGCTCCAGGCGCACCTCGTCGAGCGCGCGGCGGTGGAGGCGGAGCGCGTCCTCGCGGTGCGCGCGGAGGGTCCAGGCCGTGACCTCTGGCGTGACGTACGGGTTGCCGTCGCGGTCGCCACCGATCCACGAGCGGTAGCGCACGATGGGGCCGAACGTGGAGGGACTGGGGTCTGGGGACTGGGGATTGGAAGAATCCTCGCCTCTGGCGCCAGAGGCCGCTTCTGCCACTGCCAACTGGCTACTGCCCCCTTCCTCCTCCCCGTAGGCCTCGCGGAAGGCGCGGCGGAGGTCGCGGTGGATGCTCGGGATCACGTCCCAGATCGTCGTCGCGACGAAGTAGAGGCCGTTGCGCACCTCGTCCTCGACGGTGACGGCGTTGGTGCGGACCTCGTCGGTCGCCAGAAGCAGGCGGAGGCGGTTCATGAGCCCCTCGCGGGCGTCGTCGCGTTCGGCCGGCGTCAGGTCGTCGTCGCCGAGCGCGTCCAAGAGCCGCGCGGCCTCGCCCTGGTGGAGCAGGACCGTCCGGCGCCGCGCCTCGGTCGGGTGCGCCGTGAGGGTCGGCTGGATGTCCAGGCTCCGCACCCACTCCAGCGCCTGCTCGCGGCTGGCGCCCGCTTCTTTCAGCTGGTGGACCGCGTCCGCGATGGACTCGCGGCGCGGGGCCTCTGGCGTCGCGTTCTGCGCTCGCTTCCGGTTGACGCGCACGATCTCGTGCTGCTCCGACTTGTTGACGAGGTGGAAGTACGCCGTGAGCGTGCGCAAGAGGCCCGCGATCTCTTCCACGCTCGCCTCCGCCAGGGGTTTGGCGAGGGCGTCGAAGCCGTCCGTCCCCTTCTCACGGGATTGCGCCAGGAGCTGCTGGGCGAGGTCGGTGACCTCGGCGCCGTAGCGTTCCTGCGCGACATCCATCACGAGGCGCTCGGCGAGGGCGTTGCGGAGCGCGAGGGAGGGCGTGAGGCCGGAATCGAGGGCGGCGGAGAGAGCGGGATCGGACACAGAAGCGCGGAGAAGGGGGCGCGTCCTCTCACGCGCGCCAGAGGCTTCGGGTCCGGGCCTCTGGCGCGCGCCGGGGTGCGGCTCCGGGCTTTCTGTGCCTACCGGCGCTGGGCGGCGAGCGCCGCGAGGGCGGCATCGTCGCGCTCCTGCTCGTCGGCGTGGGGGAGGCGGATCACGAACGCGGCGCCGCCGCCGGGCGCGTCCTCGATGTCGAACTCGCCGCTGTGGCCGTTGACCACGATCTCGTAGGAAAGCGAGAGGCCGAGGCCGGTGCCCTCGCCAGTCGGCTTGGTGGTGAAAAACGGCTGGAAGATCTGGTCGCGGATCTCGGGCGGGATGCCGGGCCCGTTGTCCTCCACGCGGATCTCCACGCCGCCAGAGGCCAGCGCCTGGGTCGCGATCCGTACGCGGGCCTCGTAGGGTTCTTCGGACGCCTCGGCGTGCTTGCGCGTGGCTGCGAACGCGTTGTCCAGCACGTTGAGGAACACGCGGCCCAACTCCTCGGGCACGATAGCGAGTTCGCCCACGGCGTCGTCGAAGTCGCGCACGATCTCGACGTTGAACGACTGGTGCTCGGCGCGCATGCCGTGGTACGCCAGGCCGACGTACTCGTCTAGGAGCGTGTTGATGCGGGCGAGGCGGCGCGGGCCAGGGCGCGAGCGGGAGTGCGCGAGCATGCTCCGGATGATGCCGTCGGCGCGACGGCCGTGCTCGCGGATCTTCTCGGCGTTGGTAGAGAGGTCATCCAGGATGTCGCCGGACGCTTCGAGCGCTTCCCCGACGGGCCGGGACGGGTCCTCGACCATTTCCTCGCGGAACTCCTCCAACAGCTCGACCGAGAGGCCGGCGAAGTTGGTGATGAAGTTGAGGGGGTTCTTGAGCTCGTGCGCGATGCCGCCGGTGAGCTGCCCCAGGCTCGCCATCTTCTCCTGCTGCACGAGCTGCTTTTGCTGCGCTTCCAGCTTTTCGGCCTGGTCCTCCAACCGCGCGTTCTGGTTCTCGACGGCGCGCGCCTGCAGCGCGAGCCGCGTGTTCTGCGTGGTGAGGAGGTGCCGCAGGCGCTCCAGCTTCCGCTTGCCGCGGTACTGCGCATGGCGCCCTTGGTAGAGCGCGCTCTCCACGGCCGTCGCGACAAACGTGACGAGGAGGAGGAACACGAACCGCCGGATTTCGCCGCCGAAGGGCGTGCCGTCTGCGGCGGGCTGGATGGCGAACGCGGTGTGGATGGCCGTGAGGCCCAGGCCGAGCAGGAGGGTCTGGATGGGCTGGAGCGGGACCGCGCCCGCCACGAGGAGGAGCAGCAGCGCGAGCCACCCCGCCGTGAGGTTGAAGTCGCCCCGGAGGAAGTCGTCGTAGACGAGGAAGACGCCGGCCGTGAGCACGAACACGGCCATGAGCACGCGCACGGTGCGGAGCGAGAGGTCGAACCGGGCCAGGAACAGGAAGACCGCCGCGATGGCGAGCACGAACAGCTTGTCCGAGAGCACGTCTCCGAACCCTGCCGCGAGCTCGTCCATCATCGTGCCCGTCGCGATCGCCGAGACCAGGCGCGCGAGCGCGTAGGCGACAAGAGTGAGCAAGCCGAACGAGCCGACGACGCGGAGACCGTCATGAGAGGCGGCCGTGAGGGTCGTGCAGAACCCGACATCGCGTTCCTGCGACAAGGGCATCACGTAACGTGCCCAAAACGCGCGGAGACGACGGGACTTGAGCATAGAGGGGGGCGTGGAGCTAAGGTGCAACGCGCCAGAGGCCCGTCGGTTGTGGGGCGCCTCTGGCGCGGCGACGGCCCGATCTTACGACGTGTCCCGCCCTCCTTCCCCGCTCCCCGTCGACGCTGTTCTGCCAGAGCTTCTGGCGGCGCTGCGCCAGAGGCGGACGGCCGTGCTGCAGGCGCCCCCGGGCGCGGGCAAGACCACGCGCGTGCCGCCGGCGCTGCTCGGTGCGGTCCGGGGACGCATCCTCGTGCTGGAGCCACGGCGGCTGGCCGCGCGGGCCGCGGCGCGGCGCATGGCGTTCGAGAGGGGCGAGAGCGTGGGCCAGACCGTCGGCTACCGCGTGCGCGGCGAGAGCCAGACCTCTGGCGCGACGCGCATCGAGGTCGTCACCGAGGGCATCCTGACGCGGATGCTGCTGGCAGACCCCGGCCTGGACGGCGTTGGCGCGGTCGTCTTCGACGAGGTCCACGAGCGGAGCCTGGCCGGCGACCTCGGGCTCGCCCTAGCGATCCAGGCCCGCGAGCTCCTGCGGCCGGACCTGTGGATCCTCGCGATGAGCGCCACGCTGGACGGGGAGCGGTTCGCAAAACTGCTCGGGGAAGGGGTCAGCGGCCCGTCGCCCGTCGCAAATACGGCCTCTGGCGGCTCCGCATCCCCGCATCCTTCTTTATCCCGCATCCCGCATCCCTCCTCTCTCGCGCCCATCATCACCGCCGAGGGCCGCGCGTTTCCGGTCGAGACCGTGCACCTCGGGCCGCCGCAGGATCGCCGGCGGACGCCAGAGGCCGTCGCAGCCGCGGTGCATCGCGCGCTGAGCGAGGGCGCCTCTGGCGCAGGGACCGGCGTGCTCGCGTTTCTGCCCGGGGCGGGCGAGATCCGCCAGACAGAGGAGATCCTCGCCCGAGGCCTGCCGCGCGACGTGGACCTGCACGCGCTCTACGGCGCGCTCCCGCCCGCCGAACAGGACGCGGCCGTGGCGCCCGCGCCGCGCCAGAGGCGGAAGGTCGTCCTCGCGACGAGCATCGCCGAGACGAGCCTGACCATCGACGGCGTCGTGGCGGTCGTGGATGCCGGGCTCGCGCGGCGCCCGCGGTTCTCGCCCGCGACCGGGATGCAGCGGCTGGAAACTGTCCGCGTGAGCCGTGCAGAGGCCGACCAGCGCCGCGGCCGCGCCGGACGAACGGCCCCTGGCGTGGCCTACAGGCTGTGGAGCGAGGCCGAGACCGCCGCCTTGCAGGACTTCGCGCCGCCCGAGATCCTCCGCGCCGACTTGGCGCCTCTGGCGCTCGATCTCGCGAGTTGGGGCGCCGCGCCCGACGAACTCCGCTGGCTGGACCCGCCGCCCGAGACGCAGTTCGAGACCGCCAGAGGCCTCTTGCGGATGCTCGGCGCGCTGGACGACGCGGGCGCGCTCACCGACCACGGCCGCGCGATGGCGCGCCTCCCGGTCCACCCGCGCTTGGCGCACATGCTGATCGCGTCCGGTTCGCCTCTGGCGGCGGACGTGGCGGCCATCCTGGGCGAGCGCGACATCCTGCGCTCATCCGGACCCAAAGCGCCCGACGCCGACCTGGGCCTGCGTCTCGACGCGCTCCGATCGCGCGATGCGCTGCGGTCGTTCCGCGGCCTCTCGGTCGCCAGAGGCGCCTTGCACGCCGCGCGAAAGGAGGCCGGCCGCCTGCAACGGCTGGCATCCGCACCCAGAGGCCACGCCGACACCCGCGACGCCGGCCGCGTCCTCGCGCTCGCCTACCCCGACCGCGTGGCGCAGCGCACCGCCGAGACCCCGCGCGAGGTCCGCTACCGTCTGCGCGAAGGCCACACCGCCATCCTGCCCGCGACCGATCCTCTGGCGGACCACGAGTGGCTCGCGGTCGCGTCGCTGGACGACCGCGTCGGTGCCGCGCGCATCTTTCTCGCCGCGCCTCTGGCGCCAGAGGACCTAGAGGAATTGTTCGCGGACCAGATCATCCGCGAGAGCGTCGTCGCGTGGGACGATGACGGGGGCCGCGTGAGCGCGCGGAAGGTGGAGCGGCTGGGCGCGCTCATCCTCTCCGAAGGGCCTCTGGCGAAGCCGGACCCCGAGGCCGTGCAGGCCGCGCTGTGGGACGGCGTCCGCGCCCGAGGCCTCGGCGCGCTGCGCTGGAGCAAAGAGGCCACGCGCCTCCGCCAGAGGCTGGCGTTCCTGTTTTTCCACGACGATGCCGCGCCAGAGGCGTCCGGGAAATCAGCGTGGCCGGACGTGTCCGACGACTCGCTTCTCGACTCGCTCTCTGACTGGCTCGCGCCCTTCGCCAGAGGTGCCAAATCCCTCGGCGACCTTGCGCGCGCCGACCTCCACACCGCGCTCGACGCCCTCATCCCATGGGACCGCCGCCGCGACCTCGACCGCCTCGCGCCGGAGCGGCTGCCCGTGGCCTCTGGCGCCAACATCGCGCTGGACTACTCCACGCCAGAGGCTCCCGTCCTGGCGGTGAAGCTGCAGGAGACGTTCGGCATGGAGGACACGCCGCGCGTGCTGGGTGGCCGCGTGCCCGTCGTGATGCACCTCCTCAGCCCCGCCCGGCGCCCCGTCCAGGTGACGACGGATCTCGCGAGCTTCTGGCGCGAGGGCTACTTCGACGTGCGGAAGGACCTGCGCGGGCGCTACCCCAAGCACCCGTGGCCGGAGGACCCACTCACGGCCACCGCCACGGCGCGGACCAAGCGGCGACGGTAGCGCCAGAGGCCTCTGGCGAGGCTACTTCGCCCACTGGAGGAGAGGCCGAACCGGAGGCTCTGTATCCTCCGTCACCCCAAACACAGACACGCCATGAGAGACCGCGTCGCCGTCGCCGGGCTGATCCTGCTCGCCGTCCTGGCGGTCCTCGGTACGTCAGGCGTCATGCTGGTGTCCGTCCTCGGCATGGGTGCGGCCTTCTGGGCGATGCGGTCCGCACCGATGCCGCGCCTGCTCGCCGCCGTCGGAGTCGCAGGGCTCGCGAGCAGCCTTCTCGCGGAGGTCGTCCACACGCTCTACCACTGGCTGATCCCCGCTTCGGCCGGGCCGGGCGACAGCGGCGCGTTCTTCGTCAGCGCCACCCTGGTCGGGCTGATCAACGTCGCCGCCTTTGCTGGTCTGCTGCTCGCGCTGGAGTGGGCGACGAGGCGCGCGGAGTCGGCGCGGCGGGCGTAGCGCCAGAGGCCTCTGGCGCCGGAGGCGTGGTCAGGTCAGCGGCAGACGGACGGTGAACGTCGTCCCGACGCCCTGGGCGCTCTCCACCGTCAGCGACCCGCCGTGCCCCTGCGCAACGATGTCGTGGCTCAGGCTGAGCCCGAGGCCGGTCCCCTCGCCTGCCGGCTTCGTGGTGAAAAACGGCTCGAACACCTTGGCGCGCACCTCTGGCGCCATGCCCGGTCCGTTGTCCGCGACGCGGATCTCGACGCCAGAGGCCGTCCGGCGCGTGGAGACGGTGACCGCCGGCGCGTAGCCCGCCATGGCGCCAGAGGCCCGCTGGCGCACGGCGCCGAGCGCGTTGTCGACGAGGTTGACGAGCACGCGGCCAATCTCCTGCGGCGCCATCTCCGCGCTCCCGGCGTCCGCCGCGAGGTCGAAGGTGAGGATGGGGCTGAACGTCGGGTGGCGCACCTTCATCGCGTGGAGCGCGTGGTCGGCGTACTCCCGCGCGAGGGCGTTGACGTCGGTGGTCTGGAGGTGGCCCGCGCCGCCTCTGGCGTGCGCCATCATGGCGCGCACGATGCCGTCGGCGCGGCGGCCGTGCTCCTCGATCTTGGCGGCGTTGGTCTTGAGGTCGGCGAAGATCGCTTCGCGCTCCTCCGGGTCGGTCTCCTCCTCCAACTCCTCCATGAGCTCCCGCGAGAGGCCGGCGAAGTTGGTGACGAAGTTGAGCGGGTTCTTGATCTCGTGCGCGATGCCGGCCGTGAGCTCTCCGAGTGAGGCCATCTTCTCGCTCTGGATCAGCCGCCCCTGCGCCGCCCTGAGGTCTGCGAGCGACCGCTCCAACTCGGCGGTCCGCTCGGCGACCTCGCGTTCCAGCGCCTCGTTCCGGCGCTGGAGCGCGTCTCGAAGCGTGTCCCCATCCTCGTGGCGCGCGTCCGGCGTCGAGAAGTGCATGTGCACGATCCGCCAGAGGCCGTCCTGACGTTCCAGCAGGTACGAGCTCCGGGGCTGGATCACGTGCGTCACGCCGCCCGCGACGACCTCCGAGCGGATCTGGCAGTTGACCGCGATCAAGTCGGGCCGGAGCGTCCGCGCGTCCACCCACGTCAGGCCAAACGACGCCGGCGGATCGGGCATCGCCGCCTTTTCGCGCTCGAAGAGCTCGCCCATGGCGTCTCGCGTGGCGAAGTACTCGTTGGGCCCCGTTCCAATCCCGGTAAACCCCTCGGCCAGGAAAGGCGCGGACGGTGGCGATGGCTTCCTCCTCGGCGCGGGATGGGGCGGGCATGGCAGCGGGCGGGATCGGAGAGGCGCCCATGCTACGGTACACGCCGCAAAGCGAGTTCCGCAGGCGGCCTCTGGCGCCAGAGGCTCCGGTCGCCGGGGAGCTACCGCGCCACCACCAGCCGCCGCGTCGCGCGGAAGTCTTCGGAGGTCATGAGGATGGAGTACACGCCCGCGGGAAGCGCGCCTGCGTCCAGAGAGAGCCGATGCGGCCCGGCGGCGGCGGGGCCTCTGGCGAGGACCATGACCTCGCGGCCGAGCATGTCCAGCACCCGAACCGAGAGCTCGCCCGGCGCGCCGAGCGTGGTCTCGACCGTTACCGCGCCAGAGGCCGGGTTGGGATACACCGCGCGCAGGGCCGAGGCCTCTGGCGCTGCCGCGTCGACGTCGGTGGAGAGTGCGAAGGTGGCCGTGAGCGAGGTGGACTCGGTGAGCACGACCGAGACC carries:
- a CDS encoding TlpA family protein disulfide reductase codes for the protein MSRVPAEKGIGETAPDLDLTDVWTGETLALADFRGRDVLLNVWATWCGPCRREMPALDSLQRERPETLVVIHASSEDINTIIDWTVDVPTGNRHTRVEREDLRGAYAAAYSIKPVTFVIGRDGTLRARLVGAETLQGFREALGG
- a CDS encoding phosphoenolpyruvate carboxylase, whose amino-acid sequence is MSDPALSAALDSGLTPSLALRNALAERLVMDVAQERYGAEVTDLAQQLLAQSREKGTDGFDALAKPLAEASVEEIAGLLRTLTAYFHLVNKSEQHEIVRVNRKRAQNATPEAPRRESIADAVHQLKEAGASREQALEWVRSLDIQPTLTAHPTEARRRTVLLHQGEAARLLDALGDDDLTPAERDDAREGLMNRLRLLLATDEVRTNAVTVEDEVRNGLYFVATTIWDVIPSIHRDLRRAFREAYGEEEGGSSQLAVAEAASGARGEDSSNPQSPDPSPSTFGPIVRYRSWIGGDRDGNPYVTPEVTAWTLRAHREDALRLHRRALDEVRLELSVSDRQAEMPDALRESIDADREVVRLDDRRWRQNEHEPIRLKLLLMAAKIDGLLAGDDLDYDARGYRQDLALIADSLHAAGLGPLAENGALADLRVRADAFGFHLAALDLRQHSRLHEESVAALLAHAGVAEDYASLGEAERVEILTQELLTGRPLAREADDLGESAASVLGSMRVAREAGEEALNVYIISMTDAVSDVLEVLLLAKEAGLWRRHADGTVESALDVAPLLETVADLEAGEALLGELFEHPVYAAHLRARGGMQEVMLGYSDSNKDGGYLAANWALHKAQGSVARACAKAGVRLRLFHGRGGTVGRGGGRAGQAIRAIPNEAQTGAIRFTEQGEVISFRYSLRGIAHRHLEQIVHAQLLAVADAARKPEENLPPEVTALMDRLAGRSMETYRAMVDHPDFWPWYLAATPIEHIAGLSIASRPVSRKGAATLDFAGIRAIPWVFAWTQPRMTAPGWFGAGTAFAEALSDGELDTLRGLHDRWLFFRAIVANARRELGRARLPVSRLYNALGEASGASGAPFETVEVEASKTEMALLRVSTMDDLLEDSRAIAATVRYRNPATDVLNLAQLELMRRWRETPEASDDADLRTALFLSINGIAAAMQSTG
- a CDS encoding sensor histidine kinase, with amino-acid sequence MPLSQERDVGFCTTLTAASHDGLRVVGSFGLLTLVAYALARLVSAIATGTMMDELAAGFGDVLSDKLFVLAIAAVFLFLARFDLSLRTVRVLMAVFVLTAGVFLVYDDFLRGDFNLTAGWLALLLLLVAGAVPLQPIQTLLLGLGLTAIHTAFAIQPAADGTPFGGEIRRFVFLLLVTFVATAVESALYQGRHAQYRGKRKLERLRHLLTTQNTRLALQARAVENQNARLEDQAEKLEAQQKQLVQQEKMASLGQLTGGIAHELKNPLNFITNFAGLSVELLEEFREEMVEDPSRPVGEALEASGDILDDLSTNAEKIREHGRRADGIIRSMLAHSRSRPGPRRLARINTLLDEYVGLAYHGMRAEHQSFNVEIVRDFDDAVGELAIVPEELGRVFLNVLDNAFAATRKHAEASEEPYEARVRIATQALASGGVEIRVEDNGPGIPPEIRDQIFQPFFTTKPTGEGTGLGLSLSYEIVVNGHSGEFDIEDAPGGGAAFVIRLPHADEQERDDAALAALAAQRR
- the hrpB gene encoding ATP-dependent helicase HrpB; amino-acid sequence: MSIEGGVELRCNAPEARRLWGASGAATARSYDVSRPPSPLPVDAVLPELLAALRQRRTAVLQAPPGAGKTTRVPPALLGAVRGRILVLEPRRLAARAAARRMAFERGESVGQTVGYRVRGESQTSGATRIEVVTEGILTRMLLADPGLDGVGAVVFDEVHERSLAGDLGLALAIQARELLRPDLWILAMSATLDGERFAKLLGEGVSGPSPVANTASGGSASPHPSLSRIPHPSSLAPIITAEGRAFPVETVHLGPPQDRRRTPEAVAAAVHRALSEGASGAGTGVLAFLPGAGEIRQTEEILARGLPRDVDLHALYGALPPAEQDAAVAPAPRQRRKVVLATSIAETSLTIDGVVAVVDAGLARRPRFSPATGMQRLETVRVSRAEADQRRGRAGRTAPGVAYRLWSEAETAALQDFAPPEILRADLAPLALDLASWGAAPDELRWLDPPPETQFETARGLLRMLGALDDAGALTDHGRAMARLPVHPRLAHMLIASGSPLAADVAAILGERDILRSSGPKAPDADLGLRLDALRSRDALRSFRGLSVARGALHAARKEAGRLQRLASAPRGHADTRDAGRVLALAYPDRVAQRTAETPREVRYRLREGHTAILPATDPLADHEWLAVASLDDRVGAARIFLAAPLAPEDLEELFADQIIRESVVAWDDDGGRVSARKVERLGALILSEGPLAKPDPEAVQAALWDGVRARGLGALRWSKEATRLRQRLAFLFFHDDAAPEASGKSAWPDVSDDSLLDSLSDWLAPFARGAKSLGDLARADLHTALDALIPWDRRRDLDRLAPERLPVASGANIALDYSTPEAPVLAVKLQETFGMEDTPRVLGGRVPVVMHLLSPARRPVQVTTDLASFWREGYFDVRKDLRGRYPKHPWPEDPLTATATARTKRRR
- a CDS encoding sensor histidine kinase, which codes for MAPEAACGTRFAACTVAWAPLRSRPLPCPPHPAPRRKPSPPSAPFLAEGFTGIGTGPNEYFATRDAMGELFEREKAAMPDPPASFGLTWVDARTLRPDLIAVNCQIRSEVVAGGVTHVIQPRSSYLLERQDGLWRIVHMHFSTPDARHEDGDTLRDALQRRNEALEREVAERTAELERSLADLRAAQGRLIQSEKMASLGELTAGIAHEIKNPLNFVTNFAGLSRELMEELEEETDPEEREAIFADLKTNAAKIEEHGRRADGIVRAMMAHARGGAGHLQTTDVNALAREYADHALHAMKVRHPTFSPILTFDLAADAGSAEMAPQEIGRVLVNLVDNALGAVRQRASGAMAGYAPAVTVSTRRTASGVEIRVADNGPGMAPEVRAKVFEPFFTTKPAGEGTGLGLSLSHDIVAQGHGGSLTVESAQGVGTTFTVRLPLT